The DNA sequence TTGTCTTGGATCgggtatttaaaaaataactttatgCACATctggctttttatattgctaagcaaccaccgagtcagctgtcttgtcaatcaaatattgaagcgtttTTTTGCTGTTAAcagtcatattagcagaaactttaaaaagagggcgcttgctctgaccttatttgagggtgagaggtgcacaaacacacaggagagagtgagcaaGTGGAGTCCGGGGCTGCGTTCCAAtccagttttagacacgcactcgcgaacttccctaaacacttcccctcggggaatccctgtcgccattttgagGTGCGTTCCACTTCGTCAAGTGAATAAGGGAAGTTTTTATGGACAGACCCTTGCTCCTTTGATTTTGACCAGGGGAGCGAGTCtacttcatatgtacacttcgGCACCTTCATAAACCACAATGCAACACaattgtgacgtcacttcagtAGCTCGCGCTTTGCACAGTTCAAATGATTgagggggcggtctccactttccatgtgatcaagggcttagggcgCACCTCAAAACGGCGACAGGGACTCCCCCGAGGGGAAGCGCCTAGGGAAGTTCGCGAGCGCGCGTCCAAAACCGGAATGCAACGCAGCCTGTAACCTTCTTCAAGTGTTCTAGCGGAAATGGTCACTTgtacaacgtaagcaatgacgtacTTCCTAGTGAatgagactgagggaagttagcgagggaaggCCACAAAAAACGAACTGCAATGCAGggcggttcttcaaagcaactatAAACTTCCCTTACCACAAAGTAAGGCCCatctctcccctcattcgattggaccatagaaagacgcgaatgacgtcgctCCTTCAAAAGCACGTGCTGCGGCTggcgcaaggcgctcggcgtgCATAAACAGCAcgcaaacgctccctgcccatagaatatcattcaaaaaaggcgcctacaactgccataaacacttttggtgtgattagccacTACTATTTTTTGCGTCGTTAAACTAGCAAGTGAACACCTGAAGTGAACTTGCGCTGACCGCTTTAGACCATgtgcttagatcattaaaatagggccctataattttattttaaaacattttttaaagatatcTTGGACCAAATAATAAAGCAGCAGCTGCCAGAAAGAGTCTAGAACAGATGTGAATTCTTTCAATACTCTTGTGAAAGCATCCCAGGGTGAGACTTGTTGACAAAATCACGAGTGAACATTTTGGCATTTCATTCACATTTATTCTGGGGAAAGGGTGACTATATACTGAAAAATATAACAGTCCTGGTTTATTACGGATAAACTATCCCAAATTAGGATTATCCGGACATGCTTTACCTGTGAAGAGTTGAACAGCATCTCATAATGCATCTGAATCTGCCATAGCAGACCTGTGACGTCAGTGTATGGAAGAGCCATGAACAACATATAATGAACTCCAAACAGCGGCATCAGCACCAGGGTTGATTTCAGGAGCTTTCTAAAGATCACATTAAATAAATCACTACAAGGCGCATACATATGAGCTTGTGCTTATGTGTGAAGTGAATTATAACCTGTATTGCTGTCTAGGGTCCAGTTTTCCTGTGTTTGTTTCCCACAACTTAGATGCCAAAACCCTGATGATATTGAGGAAGAGGAAGAAGTTTACCTAGATGAAGAGTTTGAGGAACATAAGTGACTCAAAGTAGGCACATCACACTTTTCAATGCTCTGTGCTAAATTCTCtgctcaaaataaataaatacatgactGGATAACAAATAGAGGCCAACTTCACCAAACATGCAAGATGGTTTAGTGCAATATTCATGCTGGACTCTGGATTAAATTCAGCAGTTTACTAAATGCATTTACCATATTACTTGAGATTAAATCtctcaattttatttatttatttttttgctctgTAGCCCTGGTGATTTTTAATCACAGTTTGAATGCCTGAGGAGATAATAGTCTTCCCTCGTTGGTaaaccagccaatcagaatgaatattcaatcatttattttcatctaaaatgtgtacaaaaagacacaaaaattTCCCATTTTCCACATAAATAATCAAACCTATTATGTAACCAATGGTAACTGCTGACTTCTCGTCCGAGGGGCGggaatttaaaatatgtgttcggtacATCATGTGAACccatgtgcatcatgcttcatgtcaaaataagtgtctgttGCACACGCGTCGAAAGGGTTTACAATGCCCACACAAAtgatgggctaaatacatgtttttacGACCTTTGCATTGTGCACccttgaaaaagaagtcaccggcctcCACTGTACATGACCTATAGAGTGCACGGTCATTCCTGCTTGTGGAGAAAGATGTAGCTAAAAGCagagacacttttatccaaacttTTGGCAGACTATTATCcactttcatccaaagcaacttatagCATATTACCAGGTATACAGTTTTGTTGGACGATTATCTTGTTGGACGTTATATCCAAAAAGATAATTTTTACAGATGAGTTCAAATGTTAGGAATGTTGAAGTTGTAGATGCATTCATCCATGAAAActaacttgttggacaaaatgtgtgtcataaacttttgcTAAACACAGAGCTTTTTTCGATAATCCAAAtgtctatgggaaaaatgaatgggcGTTTTTGCAAGGGTAACATGTGTTCCGCTAACTTCcaggttggcctacaaaaaaaCTCATTCCTGCAGCACTCTATTATATTGACAagtgtttataaaaatgtatttagcattgttAGATTTTTTAAGATTATTATCAATTATCAGGACTATTTTAAGATACCATCTGTatgtaaaaattattcattcaatttacaaaaAATTTTAAAGGTACGTGGTTGCAATCGattaatttaagctacatttaaaaaaaaaaaactttataaattgaatgaataatttttttcaaacttattatgatgatttattaaaaaaaaaactgattcTCTTACAACAATGGCTGCCAAGATTGGTACTTGATAGATCCACTTCAGGTTGCCTgcacttatatcccagcacctaaaagtaaaaatataaaatattcagCTTATTCGTttgtatagaccttttgcgtgtttgcaaacagagatgacgtttctggtggcagaaagtgacagctctgcaacagcggtgtgaagtgttttagcgttaaactgtgatttttatggatccggtgttctgtagaagtctgtttcccaTATGTTTCTCTTTAGTGTAAAGTTTCTTATAGCGCTTTCAcaaagttacgtttattttttagataaattaaaagtttaaatggctcggctactgatatgtgtgcatgtatgttaTGTATATgttttgttctttattggtaaatcaattatttttacagtatgaatcgctaaagtacatataaaagcaatactatcatgtattctatataatataatttattaaatatttcataattttcctgttttttattaattcttTCTTATTTATAGCCTATGTGTTTGctctaaaactattataaaattattatgtttatttacagattaattttttatatattattaatatatatttatatattaataaaactttacatcttgtgtgtgtgtgctagcTGTAATAGTAAactgaaaaattatgaaatatttaaaaaatggtgATATTATTGATATCATGAACTCattcaaatatttaatttttctaaataaattataaacataatgtgatgaaaacgctaaacacatagagggaacagcCTTCGACAGAACATCTTcactaattattttctattctaattattaatagattttcagatgatttcatcactccagtctgtccggttgagggcttattgcaaccataaaccatttacgtttatcttcaaatggtgtctttgtcgacggtatactataaaaatgaaggtcatcttttttgccattcctattctgacactcaacagcacaacaagacattttctagtgagttatattgttcgtttcactcgtttctaattcatttccactgtttttctacCACCACATTGCGCGCGAATGCAGCTTgcagtgacgtaactgtgacgtctacTCGCAAAAGGGCTATTTTACGGTTTTGCATGTTGCAATATTCAATATCTTGAGGGATCATAGTTCAACTGTGTGATGGTATAATAAATATGTGACTTTATGGTGTTTCACCAGGCAGAAGACACAGCCATAACTGTTAGCGTTGCATACTCCTTAACAAATGCATAGTTGCATCCCTGCCAAAGACTGACAGTTTCAGAGCTAAAACTGTAAGCAGTTTCGTAAGCACTTCACAGATTGGGCCTCGTTATGAGAGGGAGACCATTTCAAAAAAGACATTAAGTCATGCCTCAAATTTTCTAGAAGGCAAGTGACAAAACCTGAAACCTTTTGGAAGAAAATGTTATGGTCTGGTGGAACTAAAATTAAGCTGTGTGGTCAACAAGGAAAGTGTTATGTTTGCGAAGTCAAATTCACTTGTGGTTATGTGTCATTTTTCCAATGCATTAACATTTGGAGGGTTAACGGTAGCCCGTCAAAAAATGCATTAGGGTTGAAtattctgtttgtgtgtgtaaaccTACTGTGTGTCTGCCAGAGACGCCCGAGCACTGACCCATATGGATACAAACACAGCGGGTATCCCTACAAAGAGAAAATGAGAGATagggaaacaggaagttgctggaaAATCGTAAATTTTATCATACAACTTATCACAAGATGAGGAGGGGTCAAGTGGAAACTCACCCCAGCCGATGATTGTTAAAGCCCACAGACAGTTCTTATCAGACAGGAAGGCCATGAAGATTAGGCTGTGCAGGTAAAGACCCTCCACCAGGATCCAATAATGATTGGTTGCCAAGAGATACAGGAAGAGCGTCACAGCAACCTTGCAACCCACCTGATAGCATGAAAGACCAATAACAGCTCATACAAATGTTAAATGAGATTTGAGATGCAGTAGATTTGTGTAAACAATTATTTTTGGTCTGTGTCTGTTCTAGATACAAAAGCGATGGTCAAACATGGTTAATCCTATGTGACCTAAAGACAAATATTTACTAAACTGTTTCCGGTCCTTGATTCTggtcaaaagttttatttatgaTAACCCAATGATTTTGTGTATCACTGCGCAGAACGCTTAGCAATGTAAACATATGTTGATGATCACAGTCGGTCAGGGACTACTGTTTCCAGCACAAGAAAGGCTTTCAGTGATTTCACTCCATAAAAAGTAGCGTTGATATATATGTTTTTGTCGTAATATTTGTactgtgtggtaaccgttttcaTAACCGCAATAAGATAATCGAGGCTTTTGCTGAATAGTTTGCATTGACTTTGCTTTGTATCATGTCTTATGACGCCCTTCAGCTAGCTGTGACTTATTCGTGGTTCAGCACAGACTCTAATTTTTCGAGTTTAATGGCTGTGGTCACTATGACCTATTGTTGTTACACAAAAACAGCAAAGAGGTTCAGAACGACATGAGTTAATAATGAATGTTTCAATGAATGAATGTTGACCTATTCTTTAAAGCAGTTCTATCATATGCATTTCGTTTTCTGCAcaagtgtaagtgtgagtacCATAAAAGATTGTTGTCCTACTGCCCCATCCTCAATTTTGCTATCATCTGTTACACGATACAGAACAGCATCTTTCACAAATATACTGACTGCTCGGCATATGAATGAGGTGAAGAGGTGGATGTGGATGTAGTTACGAGTGCAGTGAAGACGCctgcaaaaaaatgagaaagaatctttacttttttatttgtcaaattaTGAAGCAAGTCTGCAATTATTTGCCCGGAGTGTTGATTTacacttcttcttcttcttctttatttattctttatgCTATTTCAGCGTCTATGGCTATCATGGCGAGAACCATTGAATCCATACACCAAGTTGAACCACACAAGTGAATCCATATACAGGTTGGGCAGGGACAATTTGGTGTATGGATTCAATGGTTCTTGCAAAGCTAGGCCCAcaccaaaatattttataaattgatcagattttcaaaatgtgagagACCACATAcatgatgaaaaaaataacacGTTTGTTCCTATAGTGTTTGTGGAGTGCTGCTGGCCATGACAGCACACCACGCACCATCAGATTAACTTCACAACAACGCGAGTCTCAActgagaacacagaaaatcttACAGGGATCTTGCAAATGTCTCTTGCGGCCAAACGTGActtcacagtaaacaaacatggcgaaCAACGGTAATAAAGAAATGGCATTAATACAATGGACTGCTTTTTTACATCTCTGATGTCCATCTCACTTTGGACTGTGCCTGCTGCGCCATGTAATTGTTATAGTTTCGTCTTTCAtccgctcgctttctgattTCTGGTTTCCCCAACACAACAAGATTTCTGaccgtaaatattcaacatgttaaATATTAACACACCACAGGAAAATCTGATAATCGATGCAACCACAAAGACGATCAGGACTTTACCTAGGATTGTCGTAAGGGGAAAAATCAGCGCAAATTCAGCCCGATTATTTTGTGGTGTGTCCCTGGcttaacttgcatgtttttggcctgcaAACCGTGCTACCCActgagcagtggcggctcgtgactgctcatccgaggatgcgctaattcaaaataagtgtacGGATTATCACGTATGTTGTTCCCTTTTTCAAACTATGTGTCAtgcgtgtggagagatcctgtgtgcatcacgtgttttgtcaaaataagctcctgctgcacacgcgtcaaaaccgtttatgataaaagagaagctcacgttaacaaaatacacgcaagacactcccttaacagtaaactctgattatgcatgagattatgcgagtatctggcaaatgcgagctTCTCTTtgatcataaaccctttagacgcgtctgcagcagacacttattttgacaagatatGTGATACACATACATTTTCTCAAAGCGCAAAACACATATATTGAAATtgcgaaccacacacatgacaagctacatatatgttgtgacgaacttcgcatcgtgcgcttcaataaaagaagtcaccagctgccactgCCACTGTGCCGCCACTcaatttacactaaattggcagatttgtttgcttgttcactttcttaaaactagacttatttttttaggtcattttgaTCATCTAGAAAATACATCTATACaattaagagttttttttatatttgtactgaaaacaaaacaagtaagaaagtcattttttgcagtgtagtataaaaatgttttcaggTCAGACTTTCAGAGACTTATGGTGATGATTAAATTTTAATTGTTCACTTACTTGAAATAGCAGAGGGTAAAGACAGCCACCAGTAATGCTGCCAGTGATATTGAATATCCAATAGTGTACATCAGGTAAAGACGCTCGAAGACCACCTAAGAACAGAATAAAAGAAACTATAAACCGTATAAAGAAatgtttaatgtgtttaatgCAAATAAACTGTTGAATACCACAGATAGCCTTGCTGCAAGTGCAATTTTACTTTGTTTTAGCGTGTTACTGATCCTGTATCTGTAAGAGGTATATGTTTTTGTTGGTCAGGTGGCAGAGCATTACATTAGCGGTATGTAGGTACCCACCCAGCAaacaatttagtgtttaaaagaCGTACATTGGccatccaaacacagcccagacgtctaaatgtatgtatttatagcTATCTAACCAtatgaaatgaaaataaataaataataaaaatataaattaattcattaaatcaAACACCTTgtatcactgttgactttgaaATATCATACAAAATCTCGCAAGATATTCTGGCAAAAGTATGCATTACGATTGCTATATATTTTCCCTCACCTCCTGATCACTGTGGTTTGTATGTAGGTAAGTAGTGCATTCAGTGTAGTTGGCCCACGTCCGGTTCAGAGCATGCACCTGCTCCCATTTGCCTGAAGCCTCACACTGGCGATATGCATGtcctaagcggatttaaaaagAAGACGAGGACGAGAATCAGGATGGCCTTATGACACATTTACCCTAAATTACTACGAACATGGAAAATAGACCATAGTTATGAGCTTGTTTAAAagcttttaaaaacatttaagaaTACATAGCATGTATAAATTGAGGACATTTctgtaaaattatgtttttgtttgggttgTGCAGACCTCTGTGGTTGAAATCGTAGATGTACTCAGGACACAGGACTGTAACCAGCTGGTTGGGTTTTCCTGCAGGCCAGCAAATGATCCCATCCCACTCAGGAACACAGTAACCCTctgacaatacacacacacacacacacacacacatacacatattcATGTTTAAGCATAATTATACTGGGGAATAGGTTTAAACACTTCTGTAACCAATAAGATTAACTTTTAATGAGATACATGAATATTATTTGAAACTcaggccatgtttacattagagcatttgcgttttaaaacggcattttaaaatgaaaacgatcctcgtttatactggcatttttaaaagaatcttcatccacactatacaccaccttaaacgcatgaaacatgaccaatcaggtaactgggcatgcgcatataagtgtaaaataacttattactctaataatagcttacctttgcacgtttacgcagcctaggggtgtgccatattgacaaaaagtcatacatgggtcctttgctggcaactataacagacattatttttgaacctataaaaatgtgtttgggaaagtcttttACTGTTCTATTTCTCCCCTACAACATATtcatatgattaataggttaattttgattttataacccaacagaaaggtctttatgatttaaaaagaaagcattcaagtgaacagtactaaacagtagcaaatttgaagcaaaaataaatttcagcaaatgcaaactttaatcaaacatagtaagaggtgaagtattgctttagcctaccagaaatgcttattgcattaatttttaaaagtgtgcgaggtccgtgcacgtcctccgctagcaacacacaaatagctaaaagcaagcgcctaaacgagcattatattaatgacgttgagtttattgtttttattaatttatattcacaaaacttatcaacaaaacatcgattaaaattaagagacaaattatctgaaacgaaattcattttaaagtagcaaacaaaacttacattaaactggaaaataatgtctgacccattacaattctcccttcatattggcctttacaacgcctatattgcatttaaaattacagtctatctttcgtaagctaactaaatttaaacaaaacataaacacttatactgttctagctccccctacaacatattaatatgattaataggttaatttagattttataactaaacagaaaggtctttatgatttaaaaagaaagcattctaaACAGTAGCCagcttgaagcaaaaataaatttcagcaaatgcaaacttcaatcaaacatatagtaagaggtgaagtattgctttagcctaccagaaatgcttattgcattaatttttaaaagtgtgcgaggtccgtgcacgtcctccgctagcaacacacaaatagctaaaagcgcaAGCGCCTAAAGgagcattatattaatgacgttgagtttattgtttttattaatttatattcacaaaacttgtcaacaaaacatcgattaaaattaagagaccaattatctgaaacgaaattcattttaaagtagcaaacaaaacttacattaaactggaaaataatgtctgacccattacaattctcccttcatattggcctttgcaacgcctatatggcgtataaaattacagtctatctttaaatttaaacaaaacataaacacattaaacccaacaatactcaaacattaatataaaacaggcattatctataaggatacatgttaaaacaatccgatatagcgtttataatagctggttggtagattattatttttggcaaaacctccgttgcaaaccaacatttacatcaataaaataatttttactttgaaaatgatgcgctgtcacgttaatatcagctgttcgtttacataagactccgtctacgttcatttacactcagagcaacgtctgagttctcaaactaaaacagggtcttcggcgtttgcgaacgaatccgtttatgagggtcgaaaacggtgatgtagtgtagatgaaaggcgtaaacgtagcaaaagtaacgcgttttaaagcataaacgcattaatgtaaagttGTAAACATAGCCTCAGAGTATGGAAACTAGAATACCCACAACATTTTTGAAGGTGCATTTGAAAAGACTCCTAAATACAAAAAGTACCAATTAATAGTCTGCGGTATCATTGGCATTGGCATCTCCAATATTCTGGGAGGAAGCTGATGAgctgaatcaggtgtttcatagaAAAAGAGATCTGCAACGTAGGACCGaaggtgtttctcaatgtcaaggaaggatccgcggaagccagaattttgaggatgctacgtcatcaaAGTCcatcgaaggactgttccaatgtcgaggatcctcggattttcaaccaaggactgagtccttcgttcaaaaaatatcccatatacagaaaaggatgcatatgtgtagccttcgcgctcttcacgcTCTGAACttacccacaatcctatgcgcgcagcaccaAAAGCACACCTTTTCACTGACGTAATAACGCAATGAcatgcacttgctagcctgttccatttaaatgctaaagaggagcctcacctagcctctgaaggaagtgacttagAAGGAACAGTCCTGCCAaagaagtatccttgacattgagaaacaccttGGGTTGGGTCTAATGCATAAGGCAAgcaaaatttaaaatttttaagtgTTTCAAAGTCGTCATTGGAttgtaaattgtaaaaaaaacattctttaGCGGTCTGCCAGGAAACAAACCCGAACTGCGATTGGTTGCTTTAAATGTCAATCAGGAGGTCTTTTGGGCAGTCCTTGTACAATGAAAGCAGTTTGAAGACAAACCAGAAGTACAATTCCTAAGTGTCCTTTTATTCAAAACACAGCATTCATTAGTGTATGAAAGCTGTCCACTCCTGCATCCTGATAAAGAGTGACTCAtcaatattaacacaaaagaaaccTGAGGCCATTTCTTATCATGAAATCTTCAAACTGGGCCTGCAGTTTAATTTTTTCATAACAATGCACACTGCTGTCCTCAGGAAATTGGATCTGCAGGAGTAGAACGATTCATTTCAATTGTTTAGTTGATCTATTTTTGTGAGCCTCATATTATGCCAAAGTACAACAATACATTGTACGTGTCAAATTTATCAccgttttatgcaaaaaatcattaaGATGTTAAGTAAAGATAATGtacaatgaagatattttgtaaattgcctaccgtaaatatatataaaaaaacatttatcattagtaatatctGTTGCTAAGGTCTTCATTTAGACAAATTTTaaagcaattttctcaatatttagattttttgcaccctcaaattcaaattgttgtatctcagccaaatattgtcctatatcctaagacagtggttctcaaacttttcccGCTTGTGGCcgcccttgtgtacggtgcattcctttgcagcccccccaaagaaaatttatgaaaaaaactgttcttaaatgtaattttaattaaacaaaacat is a window from the Misgurnus anguillicaudatus chromosome 4, ASM2758022v2, whole genome shotgun sequence genome containing:
- the pth3r gene encoding parathyroid hormone 3 receptor, with amino-acid sequence MVSVEVSVALVLCSVLMKARALIDSDDVITRDEQIFLLIGARAKCEKSIHAQLDVVEEGYCVPEWDGIICWPAGKPNQLVTVLCPEYIYDFNHRGHAYRQCEASGKWEQVHALNRTWANYTECTTYLHTNHSDQEVVFERLYLMYTIGYSISLAALLVAVFTLCYFKRLHCTRNYIHIHLFTSFICRAVSIFVKDAVLYRVTDDSKIEDGAVGQQSFMVGCKVAVTLFLYLLATNHYWILVEGLYLHSLIFMAFLSDKNCLWALTIIGWGIPAVFVSIWVSARASLADTQCWDISAGNLKWIYQVPILAAIVVNFFLFLNIIRVLASKLWETNTGKLDPRQQYRKLLKSTLVLMPLFGVHYMLFMALPYTDVTGLLWQIQMHYEMLFNSSQGFFVAFIYCFCNGEVQAEVKKAWLRRSLALDLKQKARVTSSACGGSGYYGGMMSHTTTQSVCLSVSGTKGTPLGSTGLGCKGLKCPPSGNAPGYMFSDTDAGFLPVQQHELVLRQADGKVMCGNGKESDNDLEPYFVADEEYSGSVSWKELETML